The Candidatus Poribacteria bacterium DNA segment CGATGAAGGCGACGCCCGCCTGGGCGCGCGGCGCGACGCCGAAGTCCAAGCTGACGAGTGTATCGGTCACCTGCCAGCCTTCAACATCCTCGTACCTACCGGATAGGGCAAGCTCGTACTCGCCCTCGTCCAGGGTATCGGCGACGGGCGACGAGACGAGCCGTCCGGCTCCGAACATCGCTCCGGCGTGCGCGCTGAGGCTGATCGCTGTGGCGAGAATCAGCAGAAGCGCCCTCATGTCACGTCTCCCAGGTAGGCGCTTCGCACCCTTGCGTCGTTGAGCAGATCGGACGCTGCGCCTGAGATGGTGATATTGCCGGTCTCCATGACGTACCCGCGTCTGGCGAGCTCCAGCGCGACCTTCGCGTTTTGCTCGACCAGCAGAATGGCGGTGCCCCCTTCGTGCAGTCGGCGCACGATGTCGAAGATCTGGTTCACCAGCAGGGGAGCCAAGCCCAACGAGGGTTCGTCGAGCAGAAGGAGCTCCGGTCGCGCCATCAGCGCGCGTCCGATGGTGCACATCTGCTGCTCGCCGCCGGAGAGACTGCCCGCTCGCTGATCCATCCGGTCCTTGAGTTGGGGAAAGAGCGAGCGGACGTATTCCAGGTCCGCGCGGATCCCTTCTTTGTCGCGTCGGGCGTAGGCTCCCATGTCGAGGTTCTCGGCGACGGAGAGCTCGCTGAAGAGCCTCCTGCCTTCAGGAGCCTGGGCGATGCCGAGTCGCACGATCTGCTGGGTCGGCATGTGCGTGATGTTTGCGCCGCGAAAGGTCACCGTGCCGCGTTTGGCTCGGATCAGTCCGCAGATCACGTTGAGCGTGGTGGACTTCCCAGCGCCGTTCGCGCCGATCAGCGTGACGATCTCGCCTTCGTCCATCACCAGGTCGATACCGTGGAGTATTTCCATGGACCCGTAGCCTGCGCGGACGCCGTCGAGCTCCAGCAGGTGGCTCATACCGCCTCGCCTTCGGCAGACGTGCCCAGGTAGGCGCGAATGACTTCCGGATTGGTTCGCACCTGCGCGGGGGTTCCATCGGCGATCTTGCGTCCGTGATCGAGGACGACGATGTGATCGGATATCTCCATGACGAAGCGCATGTCATGTTCGATCAGGAGAACCGTCACGCCGGCGGCGCGGATCCGCTCGATGAGCCGCATCAGGTCGTTCGTCTCGGTCGGGTTCATGCCAGCCGCCGGTTCGTCGAGCAGCAGCAGTTGCGGGCCCGTGGCGAGCGCGCGGGCGATCTCCAGCCGCCGTTGTTCGCCATAGGCGAGATCGGTCGCGGCTTCGTAGGCGCGAGAGCGCAGACCGACGAAGTCGAGGTACTTCGCCGCTGACGAGACGATCTCCCGTTCTTCTCGACGGTGGCGCTTCGATCTGGCGACCGCATCGACGGGCCCGCTCCTCGCCCGACCGTGCAGTCCGACCTTCACGTTGTCGAGGACCGACAACGCGCCGAAGAGTCGGATGTTCTGGAACGTCCGGGCGATGCCGAAGCTGGTGATCGTGTCCGGTGTTCGCCGCTTGTGGTAGAGCGCTTGCCGCGCCGCAGGGATCGCCAGCGCGAGGACGCCGAGCCCGACGCTGGCGACCGAGACCATCGCCGCATGCAGCGGGTCGAACACCGCCTCAGCGAGATCGACGGTCCGCTCGCCGTGGAACCGGATGCTACCCGCCGTCGGTTCGTAGAGACCCGTGATGAGGTTGAACGCGGTCGTCTTGCCAGCCCCATTGGGACCGATGAGACTCGTGATCTCGCCGCGATGCGCGGAGAAGTCCAACTCCTCGACGGCGGAGACGCCGCCGAAGCGTTTCGTCAGTCCCTCGACCGAGACGATGGGCGTCGACACGGTATCAGTCATCTCCGAGTTGGAAGAGCGTCGCGTCCGTCGTGTCGAGGGGCTCGCGCTTCGTCGTCACGCGTCGCGGGAAGAGCCCCTGGGGCTTGAAGACCATCACGATCACCAGCAGCACGCCGAAGAAGAGGAACCGCGCGCGGTCGTCCACCTTCAGCACGATACCGCCCATGTGAATCTCCTCCCGCAGCAGTTCGCCCAAGCCCACGACGATGAAGGTTCCCCCGACAGCGCCCCCGATGGAGCCCATCCCGCCGAGCACCAGGGCGCACAGCACCACGACGGAAAACCAGAAGTCGAACACGTTCGTCGATACGGTACTGGTGCGGAAGGCGAGAAGCGCGCCGCCGACCCCGGCGAAGAACGCCGACACCGCGAAGGCGTGCATCTTCAGGCTCGACAGGTGGATGCCGCTCGTCATCGCCGAGGTCTCGTCCGCCTTGATCGCGAACCAGGCGCGTCCGACACGCGAGCGCTCTAGCCGCCACATGACGCCGACCGCCAGCAACAGGAACCCCAAGCACAGATAGTAGAATTGCCACGTGCCGCCGTGCCATAGCGTGCCGTTGGGGTAGCTCCAGTAGCCCGATGTCTTGAGAATGCCGGTGTACTCGCCGCCTTCGAGGTGTCCGCCAAGCAGGTTGGGAACCGGGAAGTTCTTGTAGCCGTTGCCTCCGCCCGTCAACCAAGCTTCGTTGCGGATGAAGATGCGCGCGATCTCCGCGAAAGCGAACGTGACGATGGCGTAGTAGTCGCCGATGAGCCGTAGCGTCGGCGCTCCTCGGAGAACCCCCCATACCGAGGCGTGCAATCCGCCCACTAACAGAACCACGAAGAGCGATCCGGGGAACTGCATCCATGGGCGGTCGTACAGGATCGTCGCGGTGTAAGCTCCGACGGCGGCGAACGCCACGATGCCCAGGTCGAGCAAGCCCGTGTAGCCCGTCACGACATTCAGCCCGAGCGCGACGATGGCGTAGAGGATGCACAGCAGCGACACGTCCATGAGACGCGCGCCCTCTGCGGGCGGCAGGGGCAGCGCGGGAGCCAGCGCGACGACCAGGCACGCCGGAACGAGGCACACGATGCCCACGCGCCGCCATAGCGCGCCGCCGTCGGCGTTCCATTGGTCACGCGCCCACGATGCTGGATTCATGCGCGCGGCTCCCATGGGCTAGGCGCGTTCCGCGCTGGCGCGTCCCAGAAGACCCGTGGGACGGATCAGGATGACGAGGATGAGCAGCCCAAAGGCGAAGGCGAACTCGTAGTTGGAGCTCACCCCCAGCCAGCCCGTGATGTAGGCGTTCGCGGCGACCTGCACGACGCCGAGCACGACGCCGCCCAGCATCGCGCCACGGATGTTGCCGATGCCGCCCAGAACCGCCGCCGAGAATGCGAACACGCCGGGCTGGAATCCCATGCGGTAGCCGATGCCGCTGCCGCGATAGAGCGCGAAGAGCACGCCCGCTGTCGCCGCCAGCGCCGACCCGATGGCGAACGTCGCGGCGATGATCTTGTTCACGTCGATACCCATGAGCGCCGCCGTCGCCTTGTCGAGGGCGCACGCCCGCATCGCCTTGCCCATCTTGGTCTGCTGGACGACGGCTTCGAGCGCGAGCATCAGCGCGATGGCGACGATCCAGATGAACACGACCTTCCACTTCAGCTCGACGGCGCGGTCGCCGCCTAGATGAATCGACCACGCGGGTCGGTTCAGCCAATGCTCCAAGCCGACTTCCTCGGCGTCGAGGTTGATGGTCGGTTCGGTCGCACGCATCTGGGCGAGGGCGTCGCGTCGCGCATCGCGCAGCAACGAGCGAGTATCGTTGCTCTCGGTTCCCAGGCGGAACGCGACGTAGAGCTCGTCGCCACGGCGTTCCACGTGCTTGAGGCGGCCGAAAGCGCTCGACTGGAGTCGTCCCTCGATGCCCGATAGGAGCTCGTCGCCGCGCGCGAGCGCCTCCGCGCCGATGGGACGCACGAGGAACGCGGGTCGCAGGTCTGGGAACGGGCGTTCCGAGGCTCCCCAAAGGAGCATCACGAAGTTCTGCAGGAAGAGCGACACGCCGATGGCGGTGATCAATGGTGCGAGCCGAGGCGCGTTCCGAAGGGGTCGGTAGGCGATCACGTCGATGGCGACGCCCAGACCGGCGCAGAGGAGCATGGCGAGCGCGAGCGCTCCGACGAACGGCACGCCTCGGGCGATCAGCAGGATGCCGATGAACGCGCCCATCATGTAAATCTCGCCGTGGGCGAAGTTGATCAGCTTGATGATGCCGTAGACCATCGTGTAGCCGACCGCGATCAACGCGTAGATGCCGCCCAGGGTGAACGCGTTGATCGTCTGGTTCGCGAACAGCGATACG contains these protein-coding regions:
- a CDS encoding ABC transporter ATP-binding protein, translated to MSHLLELDGVRAGYGSMEILHGIDLVMDEGEIVTLIGANGAGKSTTLNVICGLIRAKRGTVTFRGANITHMPTQQIVRLGIAQAPEGRRLFSELSVAENLDMGAYARRDKEGIRADLEYVRSLFPQLKDRMDQRAGSLSGGEQQMCTIGRALMARPELLLLDEPSLGLAPLLVNQIFDIVRRLHEGGTAILLVEQNAKVALELARRGYVMETGNITISGAASDLLNDARVRSAYLGDVT
- a CDS encoding ABC transporter ATP-binding protein — protein: MTDTVSTPIVSVEGLTKRFGGVSAVEELDFSAHRGEITSLIGPNGAGKTTAFNLITGLYEPTAGSIRFHGERTVDLAEAVFDPLHAAMVSVASVGLGVLALAIPAARQALYHKRRTPDTITSFGIARTFQNIRLFGALSVLDNVKVGLHGRARSGPVDAVARSKRHRREEREIVSSAAKYLDFVGLRSRAYEAATDLAYGEQRRLEIARALATGPQLLLLDEPAAGMNPTETNDLMRLIERIRAAGVTVLLIEHDMRFVMEISDHIVVLDHGRKIADGTPAQVRTNPEVIRAYLGTSAEGEAV
- a CDS encoding branched-chain amino acid ABC transporter permease; protein product: MGAARMNPASWARDQWNADGGALWRRVGIVCLVPACLVVALAPALPLPPAEGARLMDVSLLCILYAIVALGLNVVTGYTGLLDLGIVAFAAVGAYTATILYDRPWMQFPGSLFVVLLVGGLHASVWGVLRGAPTLRLIGDYYAIVTFAFAEIARIFIRNEAWLTGGGNGYKNFPVPNLLGGHLEGGEYTGILKTSGYWSYPNGTLWHGGTWQFYYLCLGFLLLAVGVMWRLERSRVGRAWFAIKADETSAMTSGIHLSSLKMHAFAVSAFFAGVGGALLAFRTSTVSTNVFDFWFSVVVLCALVLGGMGSIGGAVGGTFIVVGLGELLREEIHMGGIVLKVDDRARFLFFGVLLVIVMVFKPQGLFPRRVTTKREPLDTTDATLFQLGDD
- a CDS encoding branched-chain amino acid ABC transporter permease, with translation MDVSLFANQTINAFTLGGIYALIAVGYTMVYGIIKLINFAHGEIYMMGAFIGILLIARGVPFVGALALAMLLCAGLGVAIDVIAYRPLRNAPRLAPLITAIGVSLFLQNFVMLLWGASERPFPDLRPAFLVRPIGAEALARGDELLSGIEGRLQSSAFGRLKHVERRGDELYVAFRLGTESNDTRSLLRDARRDALAQMRATEPTINLDAEEVGLEHWLNRPAWSIHLGGDRAVELKWKVVFIWIVAIALMLALEAVVQQTKMGKAMRACALDKATAALMGIDVNKIIAATFAIGSALAATAGVLFALYRGSGIGYRMGFQPGVFAFSAAVLGGIGNIRGAMLGGVVLGVVQVAANAYITGWLGVSSNYEFAFAFGLLILVILIRPTGLLGRASAERA